A genome region from Gemmatimonadota bacterium includes the following:
- a CDS encoding TldD/PmbA family protein yields the protein MPFSRRDFVRASSVAAAALGVSHLSPREAFALPSDLSSAPIQDPAFKALAMRALEAAKGAGASYADVRISRNRTQNVFTRERRVQGVVDNETFGFGVRVLVNGAWGFAASSMITPDEIVRVAKQAARQAQASGSTQLKPVILAPGQAPVTDGVWKSPIKKDPFDVPIEEKVALLLAANEAALKVKGARFCTSSMFFLREEKTYANTDGTYTVQTVYRAQPSLNVTAVSTDFTDFQTRQSTDIQPKGLGYEHVTDANLVVNAAKWAEQAVEKLSAKPVDVGRYDLVLHPTHLWLTVHEACAHPTELDRALGYEANYAGTSFAAPPDKTLGKLKFGSPLMNVRGDRSQVGSLSACGWDDEGQKPEEFTIIDKGILVNYHAITRMQAPFLEWWSKQQGKPVKSQGCSYSQSWADVQFERMPNVSLMPGTTERSFEDIIAATDKGIAIVGDGSFSIDQQRYNAQFGGQLFYEIKGGKVVGMLKDVAYQIRTPEFWAAMDMIGGPKSYELCGAFGDAKGQPSQSNAVSHGCVPTRHRQINVINTGRQG from the coding sequence ATGCCCTTCTCCCGTCGCGACTTCGTTCGCGCCTCCTCGGTCGCGGCCGCCGCGCTTGGCGTGTCGCACCTGTCACCGCGTGAGGCGTTCGCCCTCCCGTCGGACCTCTCGTCCGCGCCCATCCAGGATCCGGCCTTCAAGGCGCTCGCGATGCGCGCCCTCGAGGCGGCCAAGGGGGCGGGGGCCTCGTATGCCGACGTGCGCATCTCCCGGAATCGCACGCAGAACGTCTTCACGCGCGAGCGGCGGGTGCAGGGGGTCGTGGACAACGAGACCTTCGGCTTCGGCGTGCGCGTCCTGGTGAACGGGGCGTGGGGGTTTGCGGCCAGCAGCATGATCACCCCGGACGAGATCGTGCGGGTGGCCAAGCAGGCGGCCCGCCAGGCGCAAGCGTCGGGCTCGACGCAGCTCAAGCCGGTCATCCTCGCCCCTGGGCAGGCGCCGGTGACCGACGGGGTCTGGAAGTCGCCGATCAAGAAGGACCCGTTCGATGTCCCCATCGAGGAAAAGGTCGCATTGCTCCTGGCGGCTAACGAAGCAGCGCTCAAGGTGAAGGGGGCGCGCTTCTGCACCTCGTCGATGTTCTTCCTGCGCGAGGAAAAGACCTACGCCAACACCGACGGGACGTACACGGTGCAGACGGTGTATCGCGCCCAGCCGTCGCTGAACGTGACGGCGGTGTCCACGGACTTCACCGACTTCCAGACGCGCCAGTCGACCGACATTCAGCCCAAGGGGTTGGGCTACGAGCACGTGACCGACGCCAACCTGGTGGTGAATGCCGCCAAGTGGGCCGAGCAGGCGGTCGAGAAGCTCTCGGCCAAGCCGGTCGACGTCGGGCGCTACGACCTGGTGCTGCACCCCACGCACTTGTGGCTGACGGTGCATGAGGCGTGCGCGCACCCGACGGAGCTCGACCGCGCGCTGGGCTACGAGGCCAATTACGCCGGGACGTCGTTTGCCGCCCCGCCGGACAAGACGTTAGGCAAGCTCAAGTTCGGTTCCCCCCTCATGAACGTCCGGGGCGACCGGTCGCAGGTCGGCTCGCTGTCGGCGTGCGGCTGGGACGACGAGGGGCAGAAGCCTGAGGAGTTCACGATCATCGACAAGGGGATCCTGGTGAACTACCACGCGATCACCCGCATGCAGGCGCCGTTCCTGGAGTGGTGGTCCAAGCAGCAGGGAAAGCCGGTCAAGTCGCAGGGGTGCTCGTACTCGCAGAGCTGGGCCGACGTGCAGTTCGAGCGCATGCCCAACGTGTCGCTGATGCCGGGGACGACGGAGCGCTCGTTCGAGGACATCATCGCCGCCACTGACAAGGGGATCGCGATCGTGGGCGACGGCTCGTTCTCGATCGACCAGCAGCGCTACAACGCGCAGTTTGGCGGTCAGCTCTTCTATGAGATCAAGGGAGGGAAGGTCGTTGGCATGCTGAAGGACGTGGCGTACCAGATTCGCACGCCGGAGTTCTGGGCGGCGATGGACATGATCGGCGGGCCCAAGAGCTACGAACTGTGCGGCGCCTTTGGCGACGCCAAGGGGCAGCCTTCGCAATCGAACGCCGTGTCGCACGGGTGCGTCCCCACGCGCCATCGGCAGATCAACGTGATCAACACCGGGAGGCAGGGATGA
- a CDS encoding TldD/PmbA family protein encodes MSAPRSLYVEGAPILSRDEAQALAKRVLYFATADSTRVTIRSAARANSRFAVNQISTAGDNVDTVITVLSSFGKRSATATTNKLDDAALQQVVANSENLARLSPEDPEALPELGPQQYAESTGWSEATALLDPVARAAAIQTITEPARAAGLISTGYIESRGTALAIANSKGLFAYSRTTEAVLTTTVRTPDGQGSGWGGSAHWDWSKIDARALGGTAIQKARASQNAVAIEPGRYTVVLEPTAVGNLVQLLAGAMNARNADEGRSFFTKAGGGNKIGMKVMDERVTIFSDPLDPDIGTNTFSGDGLPTNRTVWIENGIVKNLAYDRYWAQKQGKEPNTGGGGGGFGGGGGFGGGAGLKMNGGDQSLEALIAGTERGILVTRFWYIRPVDPRTVLYTGLTRDGTFLIEKGKITKAVKNFRFNESPIFMLNNLEAMSRAIRVSASESGNTGQAIVVPAIRTREFSFTSLSDAV; translated from the coding sequence ATGAGCGCGCCGCGTTCGCTATACGTCGAGGGGGCGCCGATCCTCTCGCGTGATGAGGCGCAGGCGCTGGCCAAGCGCGTCCTGTACTTCGCCACGGCCGATTCCACCCGCGTCACGATCCGCAGCGCGGCGCGCGCCAACTCGCGCTTTGCAGTGAACCAGATCTCGACCGCCGGCGACAACGTGGACACGGTCATCACCGTGCTCTCGTCGTTCGGCAAGCGGAGCGCGACGGCCACGACCAACAAGCTCGACGACGCGGCGCTGCAGCAGGTAGTGGCCAATTCCGAGAACCTCGCGCGCCTGTCGCCGGAGGACCCGGAAGCGCTCCCCGAGCTGGGGCCGCAGCAGTACGCCGAGTCGACGGGGTGGAGCGAGGCGACCGCGCTGCTCGATCCGGTGGCGCGGGCTGCCGCGATCCAGACGATCACCGAGCCGGCGCGCGCGGCGGGGCTCATCTCGACCGGGTACATCGAGTCGCGCGGGACGGCGCTGGCCATCGCCAACAGCAAGGGATTGTTTGCCTACTCACGCACCACCGAAGCCGTGCTCACGACCACCGTGCGCACGCCGGACGGGCAGGGGTCCGGCTGGGGAGGCTCGGCGCACTGGGATTGGTCGAAGATCGACGCCAGGGCGTTAGGCGGGACGGCCATCCAGAAGGCGCGCGCGTCGCAGAACGCGGTGGCGATCGAGCCCGGGCGTTACACCGTGGTGCTCGAGCCCACCGCCGTGGGGAACCTCGTGCAGCTGTTGGCCGGCGCGATGAATGCGCGCAACGCCGATGAAGGCCGGTCGTTCTTCACCAAGGCGGGCGGCGGGAACAAGATCGGGATGAAGGTGATGGACGAACGGGTCACGATTTTCAGCGATCCGCTCGATCCTGACATCGGGACCAACACCTTCTCTGGCGATGGCCTCCCGACCAACCGCACGGTGTGGATCGAGAACGGGATCGTGAAGAACCTCGCCTACGATCGCTACTGGGCGCAGAAGCAGGGGAAGGAGCCCAACACCGGCGGTGGTGGCGGCGGCTTCGGGGGCGGTGGCGGCTTTGGCGGCGGCGCCGGCCTCAAGATGAACGGGGGCGATCAGTCGCTCGAGGCGCTCATTGCCGGCACCGAGCGCGGGATTCTCGTCACGCGCTTCTGGTACATCCGCCCGGTCGACCCGCGCACGGTGCTCTACACCGGGCTCACGCGCGACGGGACCTTCCTCATCGAGAAGGGGAAGATCACCAAGGCGGTGAAGAACTTCCGCTTCAACGAGTCGCCGATCTTCATGCTCAACAACCTCGAGGCGATGTCGCGCGCGATTCGGGTGAGCGCGAGCGAAAGCGGCAACACGGGGCAGGCGATCGTCGTCCCGGCGATTCGCACGCGCGAGTTCTCGTTCACGAGCTTGAGCGACGCGGTGTAG
- a CDS encoding cytochrome c, translated as MRSTWYLPTLAVALLSGSSAAGAQGSSADTTLIAQGKQLVTTVCAACHTEQPPPKLAPPLAHVSRRYRMQHNGDREKALARIVAWIKAPAKDKSLMPAMAIERFGLMAPLPLPDEQLRAAAAYVWSLSEGDSTMRGMGGMEGMGGGRGGMQHGGAGRDTSKMKDTTDVNRR; from the coding sequence ATGCGCAGCACCTGGTATCTCCCGACGCTCGCTGTCGCGCTGCTGTCTGGCAGCTCGGCGGCCGGGGCGCAGGGATCGAGCGCCGACACCACGCTCATCGCGCAGGGGAAGCAGCTGGTCACGACCGTGTGCGCAGCGTGCCACACCGAGCAGCCCCCACCCAAGCTGGCACCGCCGCTGGCGCACGTCTCACGTCGCTATCGGATGCAGCACAACGGCGATCGCGAGAAGGCACTGGCGCGCATCGTGGCGTGGATCAAGGCCCCGGCCAAGGACAAATCGCTGATGCCGGCGATGGCGATCGAGCGCTTCGGGCTCATGGCGCCACTTCCACTGCCTGACGAGCAGCTGCGTGCGGCCGCGGCCTACGTCTGGTCGCTCTCTGAAGGCGATTCGACGATGCGGGGGATGGGCGGGATGGAGGGGATGGGGGGCGGCAGGGGTGGCATGCAGCACGGTGGCGCCGGCCGAGATACGTCGAAGATGAAGGACACCACTGACGTGAATCGCCGGTAA
- a CDS encoding CoA-acylating methylmalonate-semialdehyde dehydrogenase, with protein sequence MHGATPFTDTSTVGHFIRGRRDEGSGPRRAPVFNPATGTIARHVALATADDVSAAVAAAREAWPSWADTSPIRRARILTRYLALLNAHRDELAAMITAEHGKVFADAQGEVTRGIEIVEFACGIPQLLKGDFTEQVSTGIDNWVVRQPLGVVAGITPFNFPVMVPMWMFPVAIACGNTFVLKPSERDPSPSVRMAELLAEAGLPDGIFNVVQGDKVAVDALLAHDDVRAVSFVGSTPIARYIYETGAHHGKRVQALGGAKNHMVVLPDADVKQAVDGLIGAAYGSAGERCMAISVAVLVGSAGDAIVPLLAERARALRIGDGLQPGADMGPIVTDDARRRIEGYIDVGVQEGATLVVDGRGYTVAEAPQGFFTGGTLFDHVTPTMRIYRDEIFGPVLCCVRVPDLASAIALVNAHEYGNGVAVYTRDGNAAREFARRIEVGMVGVNVPIPVPMAWHGFGGWKRSLFGDMHAYGEEGVRFYTRQKSIMQRWPETIGSGADFIMPTAK encoded by the coding sequence ATGCACGGCGCAACGCCGTTTACCGATACGAGTACGGTTGGCCACTTCATCAGGGGGCGTCGGGACGAGGGGAGTGGACCTCGACGAGCTCCCGTCTTCAACCCCGCGACCGGGACCATCGCGCGCCACGTCGCGCTCGCGACGGCCGACGACGTCTCGGCTGCCGTCGCCGCGGCACGCGAGGCCTGGCCGTCATGGGCGGACACCTCACCGATCCGGCGCGCCCGAATCCTCACGCGCTATCTCGCGCTCCTCAACGCGCATCGTGACGAACTGGCGGCGATGATCACCGCCGAGCACGGCAAGGTCTTCGCCGACGCCCAGGGCGAGGTCACGCGCGGCATCGAGATCGTGGAGTTCGCGTGTGGCATTCCCCAGCTGCTCAAGGGCGACTTCACCGAACAGGTCTCCACCGGGATCGACAACTGGGTCGTGAGGCAACCGCTGGGGGTCGTGGCCGGGATCACGCCGTTCAACTTCCCGGTGATGGTCCCGATGTGGATGTTCCCGGTGGCCATCGCGTGCGGGAACACCTTCGTGCTCAAGCCCAGCGAGCGTGATCCGTCGCCCTCGGTTCGGATGGCGGAACTGCTCGCCGAGGCGGGGCTCCCCGACGGGATCTTCAACGTGGTGCAGGGCGACAAGGTCGCGGTCGATGCACTCCTAGCGCACGACGACGTGCGCGCGGTGAGCTTCGTGGGGTCGACGCCGATCGCGCGCTACATCTACGAAACCGGGGCGCATCACGGGAAGCGCGTGCAGGCGCTGGGCGGGGCGAAGAACCACATGGTCGTCCTCCCCGACGCCGACGTAAAGCAGGCGGTGGATGGCCTCATCGGCGCCGCGTATGGCTCGGCGGGTGAGCGTTGCATGGCGATCAGCGTCGCGGTGCTCGTGGGGAGCGCGGGCGATGCGATCGTCCCGCTGCTCGCCGAGCGGGCACGGGCGCTGCGCATCGGCGACGGCCTGCAGCCCGGTGCGGACATGGGCCCCATCGTGACCGACGACGCGCGGCGGCGCATCGAGGGATACATCGACGTCGGCGTGCAGGAAGGAGCCACGCTGGTGGTGGATGGGCGCGGCTACACGGTGGCCGAGGCGCCACAGGGCTTCTTTACCGGCGGCACGCTGTTCGACCACGTGACGCCGACGATGCGCATCTACCGCGACGAGATCTTCGGCCCGGTGCTCTGCTGCGTGCGCGTCCCCGACCTGGCGAGCGCCATCGCCCTGGTGAACGCACACGAGTACGGCAACGGCGTGGCGGTCTACACGCGCGACGGCAACGCGGCACGCGAGTTTGCGCGGCGCATCGAAGTGGGGATGGTGGGTGTGAACGTCCCGATCCCGGTTCCGATGGCGTGGCATGGCTTCGGGGGCTGGAAGCGCTCGCTCTTCGGCGACATGCACGCGTACGGTGAGGAAGGGGTGCGCTTCTACACGCGCCAGAAATCGATTATGCAGCGGTGGCCCGAGACGATCGGGAGCGGGGCCGACTTCATCATGCCGACGGCAAAGTAG
- a CDS encoding 2-hydroxy-3-oxopropionate reductase, with protein sequence MTAQPLSLGFIGLGIMGAPMAVHLANAGHRLFVHTRSAVRDEVAATAAVVCATAREVAERADIVFLMLPDTPDVAQVLFGAAGVSEGLSSGKVVVDMSSISPIETKAFAARINALGCDYLDAPVSGGEVGAKAATLTIMVGGPAAAFERVKPLFELMGKNITHVGANGDGQTTKVANQIIVALTIAAVGEALVFASKAGADPTKVRQALMGGFASSRILEVHGERMIKRTFNPGFRIRLHQKDLNLALSGARAMGVALPQTANAAQLMQVCAAHGLADMDHSALVRALEIMADCEVSA encoded by the coding sequence ATGACCGCTCAACCGCTCTCCCTGGGATTCATCGGGCTCGGCATCATGGGGGCGCCGATGGCGGTGCACCTGGCCAACGCCGGGCATCGCCTGTTCGTGCACACGCGCAGCGCCGTGCGCGACGAGGTGGCGGCGACCGCTGCGGTGGTGTGTGCGACCGCGCGCGAAGTGGCCGAGCGCGCCGACATCGTCTTCCTCATGCTCCCCGACACGCCAGACGTGGCACAGGTGCTGTTTGGCGCAGCGGGGGTGAGCGAGGGACTCTCGTCAGGCAAGGTGGTGGTCGACATGAGCTCCATCTCGCCGATCGAGACCAAGGCCTTCGCCGCGCGCATCAACGCCTTGGGCTGCGACTACCTGGACGCACCGGTGTCCGGCGGCGAGGTGGGCGCCAAGGCGGCGACACTCACGATCATGGTCGGAGGGCCGGCGGCGGCGTTCGAGCGGGTGAAGCCGCTCTTCGAGTTGATGGGGAAGAACATCACGCACGTCGGGGCCAATGGCGACGGGCAGACGACCAAGGTGGCCAACCAGATCATCGTGGCGTTGACGATCGCCGCCGTTGGTGAGGCGCTGGTCTTCGCGAGCAAGGCAGGGGCCGACCCGACCAAGGTGCGCCAGGCGCTGATGGGCGGCTTCGCGAGTTCGCGCATCCTCGAGGTGCACGGTGAGCGGATGATCAAGCGCACCTTCAACCCGGGCTTTCGCATTCGGTTGCACCAGAAGGACCTCAACCTCGCATTGAGCGGCGCCCGCGCGATGGGAGTCGCCTTGCCGCAGACGGCCAACGCTGCCCAGTTGATGCAGGTGTGCGCCGCGCACGGGCTCGCCGACATGGACCACTCGGCGCTCGTGCGCGCACTCGAGATCATGGCGGATTGCGAGGTGAGTGCCTGA
- a CDS encoding DUF3365 domain-containing protein yields MNTHWTLASCRLAAIALIVLPVAAFAQAGPGTPGALKPPSDRAPIARAVQEVEALDALRSSLARTFAAGGVAATDSTFAQVCKPVKGEAMRVAKETGWSIAQLAERNRNPDNTLDAEARHAFRQFQRDPALVSLTRRTTYKGVAGTRYLRRVAVESSCLACHGGRDTRPDFVKKNYPADKAFGFAAGDLRGVYSVFIPDSMGRR; encoded by the coding sequence ATGAATACGCATTGGACGCTCGCGTCATGCCGTCTGGCGGCGATCGCCCTGATCGTGCTTCCCGTAGCAGCGTTCGCCCAAGCTGGTCCGGGGACACCGGGGGCGCTGAAACCACCTTCAGACCGCGCCCCCATCGCCCGCGCCGTTCAGGAAGTCGAGGCGCTCGACGCGCTGCGCTCCTCACTCGCGCGCACCTTCGCGGCCGGGGGCGTGGCCGCCACCGATTCCACCTTCGCTCAGGTCTGCAAACCGGTGAAGGGCGAGGCGATGCGCGTGGCGAAGGAGACCGGGTGGTCAATCGCGCAGCTCGCCGAACGCAATCGCAACCCGGACAACACGCTCGACGCCGAGGCGCGGCACGCGTTCCGGCAGTTCCAGCGCGATCCCGCGTTGGTGAGCCTCACCCGGCGCACCACCTACAAGGGAGTGGCTGGAACGCGATACCTCCGCCGCGTGGCGGTAGAGTCCTCGTGCCTGGCCTGCCACGGGGGGCGCGACACGCGCCCGGACTTCGTGAAGAAGAACTACCCTGCCGACAAGGCGTTCGGCTTTGCAGCCGGCGACCTGCGCGGCGTTTACTCGGTCTTCATCCCCGACTCGATGGGTCGGCGGTAA
- a CDS encoding thiamine pyrophosphate-binding protein — translation MSEQLQVTGARYVAECLARYGVTHLFYVDAILRRAMVDMEALGIRRVVTHSEKAAAYMADGYARVSGRAGVCAAQSVGAANLAAGLQDAWLACAPVVALTGKKPPMFQHRNAYQEIDHWPMFQPVTKYNVDVVEPKQLPHLMREAFRVATTGRPGPVHLDLVGREARELEVATGLPAPIVEGRYLSVPPFRPAPDPSSIAEAADAIRQAQRPILVAGGGVRISGAAAALVALAERCGIPVATSVNGKGTIDETHALSVGVVGSYSAWCANRAVHEADLVIYVGSATGDQTTHNWQVPAVGTRVVQLDIDPAELGRSYPGTIGVVGDARVSLEALTQALTPSEGNVEWLARTRQLVADCEAEYAPRRASGESPIRPERICQELTTLLPDDAILVSDTGYSAIWVATMVKLRSPRQTFIRAAGSLGWGFPAALGAKCAAPDRPVICFTGDGGFWYHFAELETARRHGINTVTVVNNNNGFSQGIPDVMRQYGDRPGNPEELWRFEDVSFAQLARDMGCWGERVESPDRIAPAIAEALACGKPAVVEVMTHVSARAPDPWTPPA, via the coding sequence ATGAGCGAACAGTTGCAGGTGACGGGAGCGCGCTACGTGGCCGAGTGCCTGGCGCGCTATGGCGTCACGCACCTCTTCTACGTGGACGCCATCCTGCGCCGGGCGATGGTGGACATGGAGGCGCTGGGGATCCGTCGCGTCGTGACGCACAGCGAGAAGGCTGCGGCCTACATGGCCGACGGCTATGCCCGCGTGAGCGGACGCGCCGGCGTCTGCGCGGCGCAGTCGGTGGGGGCGGCGAATCTCGCGGCGGGGTTGCAGGACGCATGGCTGGCGTGCGCCCCGGTGGTCGCGCTCACGGGGAAGAAGCCGCCGATGTTCCAGCATCGCAACGCGTATCAGGAGATCGATCACTGGCCGATGTTCCAGCCCGTGACCAAGTACAACGTCGACGTGGTGGAGCCGAAGCAGCTGCCCCACCTCATGCGCGAGGCGTTTCGCGTGGCGACGACGGGGAGGCCGGGGCCGGTCCACCTGGACCTCGTGGGGCGCGAGGCTCGCGAGCTGGAGGTGGCGACGGGGCTCCCGGCGCCGATCGTGGAGGGGCGCTACCTCAGTGTCCCGCCGTTCCGGCCGGCGCCCGATCCGTCGAGCATCGCCGAGGCCGCCGATGCCATCCGCCAGGCGCAACGCCCGATCCTCGTGGCCGGAGGCGGCGTGCGCATCTCGGGTGCGGCCGCCGCGCTCGTGGCGCTGGCCGAGCGATGCGGGATTCCGGTGGCCACCTCGGTGAACGGCAAGGGGACGATCGACGAGACGCACGCACTGAGCGTCGGCGTCGTGGGGTCGTACTCGGCGTGGTGCGCCAATCGCGCCGTACATGAGGCCGACTTGGTGATCTATGTCGGATCCGCCACCGGTGACCAAACGACGCACAACTGGCAGGTACCGGCCGTTGGGACGCGCGTGGTGCAGCTGGACATCGATCCGGCCGAGCTGGGGCGCAGCTACCCGGGGACGATCGGCGTGGTGGGCGACGCGCGCGTGTCGCTGGAGGCGCTGACCCAGGCACTGACGCCATCGGAGGGGAACGTCGAGTGGCTGGCGCGCACGCGCCAGCTCGTGGCGGACTGCGAGGCGGAGTATGCGCCGCGGCGTGCCTCCGGCGAGTCGCCCATCCGTCCGGAGCGCATCTGCCAGGAGCTCACGACGCTCCTGCCTGACGACGCGATCCTGGTATCGGACACCGGCTACTCGGCGATCTGGGTGGCGACGATGGTGAAGCTGCGCTCGCCGCGCCAGACCTTCATTCGTGCGGCGGGATCGCTCGGGTGGGGCTTCCCGGCGGCGTTAGGCGCCAAGTGCGCTGCCCCCGATCGTCCCGTCATCTGCTTTACTGGCGACGGGGGGTTCTGGTACCACTTCGCCGAGTTGGAGACGGCGCGCCGTCACGGCATCAACACGGTCACCGTCGTCAACAACAACAATGGCTTCAGCCAGGGGATTCCGGATGTGATGCGCCAGTATGGCGACCGGCCGGGCAACCCCGAAGAGCTCTGGCGCTTCGAGGACGTGAGCTTCGCGCAGCTTGCCCGAGACATGGGATGCTGGGGCGAGCGTGTCGAGTCGCCCGATCGCATCGCCCCGGCGATTGCCGAGGCACTCGCCTGCGGCAAACCGGCGGTGGTAGAGGTGATGACGCACGTCTCGGCGCGCGCCCCCGATCCGTGGACCCCGCCGGCGTAA
- the hyi gene encoding hydroxypyruvate isomerase, whose protein sequence is MPRFAANLTMLFTEVPFLDRFARAAAAGFSAVEFLFPYPYAVGDLRAALDRHRLSLVLHNLPAGDWDAGERGIACLPGRTEEFRAGVETAIRYAQALGVPRLNCLVGKTPPGEDPARVHATLVDNVRHAANALDAAGLQLLVEAINPFDIPGFHLTTTAQVLALLDEVGSPNVRVQYDIYHAQRAEGELAGTLSRHLARIGHVQLADNPGRHEPGTGEINYPFLFAHLDRIGYDGYIGCEYKPAGVTEAGLGWMTALTA, encoded by the coding sequence ATGCCCCGCTTTGCGGCCAATCTCACGATGCTCTTCACCGAGGTCCCCTTCCTCGACCGCTTTGCGCGCGCGGCGGCGGCGGGATTCTCGGCGGTGGAGTTCCTCTTTCCGTACCCGTACGCGGTGGGTGACCTGCGCGCGGCGCTCGATCGACATCGCCTCTCGCTCGTGCTGCATAACCTCCCGGCGGGAGACTGGGATGCGGGGGAGCGCGGGATCGCCTGCTTGCCGGGACGCACCGAGGAGTTCCGCGCCGGCGTGGAGACGGCGATTCGGTACGCGCAGGCGCTCGGTGTCCCGCGACTCAACTGCCTCGTGGGAAAGACACCACCGGGCGAGGATCCGGCCCGCGTCCATGCAACCCTCGTGGACAACGTGCGCCACGCGGCCAACGCGCTCGATGCCGCCGGGCTGCAACTGCTGGTGGAGGCCATCAACCCGTTCGACATCCCCGGCTTTCACCTGACGACGACGGCGCAGGTGCTCGCGCTGCTCGACGAGGTGGGGTCACCCAACGTGCGCGTGCAGTACGACATCTATCACGCCCAGCGCGCCGAGGGCGAACTCGCGGGGACGCTGAGCCGCCACCTGGCGCGCATCGGGCACGTGCAGCTGGCCGACAATCCGGGGCGCCACGAGCCGGGGACCGGGGAGATCAACTACCCCTTCCTCTTCGCGCACCTCGACCGCATCGGCTATGACGGCTACATCGGCTGCGAATACAAGCCGGCCGGCGTGACCGAAGCTGGACTTGGCTGGATGACCGCGCTCACCGCATAG